Proteins found in one Planococcus citri chromosome 2, ihPlaCitr1.1, whole genome shotgun sequence genomic segment:
- the LOC135835293 gene encoding zinc finger protein 160-like encodes MEYTFKYEDSLQRCEALLTNNFAKLSDYSDCPEREREYVILKKKLDIIQENIKALKSEYDDLTQFTQNSLCSSSFEDHFTEKFFDYLVSQEVLRRKFIGIINDCRYINLRLDDFLYDCSSEALNDDNSNLSSTVDDFDSYSMPEVYVLVPRLDWDYDLSSDVTVKICDSTIVLKTKKIEDLAASNSKQNGTSNSNLGQSLVCNICHRNFSRKQHLKDHMFLHDGLKPFECAECGKSFATKDHVRRHILTRHFPYHSRPYKCDICSKLFSYQGHLNNHRRKYHSSSESSKKVEGFMSAKQRKVTDSSRSRVCQKQKPFECAECGRSFARKDYVSSHIFRRHIPYQSRPYKCDICSKLFCYRNHLNYHRKIYHSTSESSKKGFMSTK; translated from the exons ATGGAATATACTTTCAAATACGAAGACTCACTGCAGCGATGCGAAGCTTTACTCACGAATAACTTCGCCAAACTGTCCGA TTATTCAGATTGTCCAGAACGAGAAAGGGaatacgtaattttaaaaaagaagctggacattattcaagaaaatattAAAGCATTGAAATCGGAGTACGATGATCTAACTCAATTTACTCAAAACAGCCTCTGTTCGAGTTCATTCGAAGATCATTTTACAGAAAAGTTTTTCGA CTACTTAGTAAGCCAAGAAGTATTGAGGCGGAAATTTATTGGAATCATTAACGACTGTAGATATATCAATTTACGTTTGGATGATTTTCTCTACGACTGTTCTTCTGAAGCGTTGAACGATGATAATTCTAATCTTTCGAGTACAGTTGATGATTTCGATTCGTATTCAATGCCGGAAGTATACGTGTTAGTGCCGAGACTCGATTGGGACTATG atttgagTAGTGATGTAACCGTAAAGATATGCGACTCAACGATcgttttaaaaaccaaaaaaattgaagatttggctgcttcaaattcaaaacaaaatggaaCTTCTAATTCTA ATCTCGGCCAGTCGTTAGTTTGCAACATTTGCCATCGGAATTTCAGTCGCAAACAACACTTGAAAGATCATATGTTTTTGCATGAtggtttaaaaccatttgaatgTGCCGAATGCGGCAAATCATTTGCAACGAAAGACCATGTGAGGCGCCATATACTCACACGACATTTCCCATATCACAGCAGGCCATACAAGTGCGATATTTGCAGCAAACTTTTCTCTTATCAGGGTCACTTGAACAATCACAGAAGAAAATATCATTCGTCTTCCGAATCGTCTAAAAAAGTGGAAGGATTTATGTCTGCAAAACAAAGGAAAGTTACAG ATAGTAGCCGGTCACGCGTTtgccaaaaacaaaaaccattTGAATGTGCCGAATGCGGAAGATCATTTGCAAGGAAAGACTATGTGAGTTCCCATATATTCAGGCGACATATCCCATATCAAAGCAGGCCATACAAGTGCGATATTTGCAGCAAACTTTTCTGTTATCGGAACCACCTGAACTATCAcagaaaaatatatcattcgACTTCCGAATCATCTAAAAAAGGATTTATGTCTACAAAATGA